A region of bacterium DNA encodes the following proteins:
- a CDS encoding aspartate aminotransferase family protein: MAGIELNRNCNELVGRALAEQHLLITVTRDNTIRLLPPLVCDEAQIDDIVARLAHLLSPTASDGPAAPSETTPQEAAA, from the coding sequence TGATGGCGGGGATCGAACTGAACAGGAACTGCAATGAGCTGGTTGGGCGCGCCCTGGCCGAACAGCACTTGCTCATCACGGTGACCCGCGACAACACCATCCGGCTGCTGCCCCCGCTGGTCTGCGACGAAGCGCAGATCGACGACATCGTGGCGCGCCTCGCCCACCTGCTGTCGCCGACCGCATCGGACGGCCCTGCAGCGCCCTCCGAAACGACGCCGCAGGAAGCAGCGGCATGA